GCCGCCACCGACGTCGAGGAGGTGCCCGTTCTCGGGGAGTTCGCGGTCGAGGAAGTGACGCGTCTCCTCATATTCAAGTCGACTGTAGAACCCGCGTTCAAGGCGCTCCCACTCGCGATCACCGTACTCGTCGTAGTGCGCTTCCGGCGTAAAGTCCTCCATGCCCCCGCCTCGGCTGGGAGGCAATTCGTTCTTTTGGTCTGACAGGATGGCTGCTGGACCTGGCGAGGTGGTAACCGGTGAAAAAGGCAGAGTGACTGTACAGAGCGGGACTATCAATTCGCAGGAACTACTTATCGGCTGTTTCACCGCATATTGTAGCGAACTAATAGGTTTCAACAGACTATCGCTCGGAAAGAGTGCGCGATGTCCCTTGACCTCCGCCCACATCAGTTTGATGTGGAAATCCCGCCACGGGATATCAAGCTGAGCGGTTGCTCAGCTCTACGATTTCAAGACGCATACGTTCCAAGCGTCGCCTGCTGGGTTTCAGCATCAGCTTGGCTGTCTTGTGGCCCGGTCAACGAGGCCCCATCCTCAGCCGAGTCATCGTCGTTCTCGTGTTCTCTGGAACGACTCTCTCCGCTGAGGTAGCGATCTGCGATGTTGAGTGCGGCGTTGATGTCTGCCTGGTACTCTTCGATCCAACAGGCGTCGTTGGAGCACATGAACGTCGCCTGTTGGGGCCGGGTTCCCCTCTCACCGCACGCATGGCACTCTTGAGAGGTATTCCGTGGGTCGACTGTCCCAACGGGAATCCCTCTTTCAACAGCTTTGTACGTAATCTGTGCGTGGAGTTTGGCGAATCCCCAGCCGTGAAGCCGGCGATTCATTGACTCAGCGTACTCCACCACTTCCCTGGTGACGGTGTGGAGAATATCGTCGATTTGCGCCCACAACTCGTCGCCAAAGGCGTCTGCAATCCGTTCGCTCTCGCGACTCTGGAGTCGCCGCATCGTGGTGAAGTAGCGCTTGCGGAGTCGACGAACAGTCTTCCCCTCATCCGTCCAGAGCTCAGGGTTTGTCGGGGACCCGTGCTCGTCGCGGTGACACACCGTGACGAGACTTGCTTCCCCGATATCGACGCCAATTGGGGTACGTTCTTCGGGAGGAGCCTCGGAGTTGAGCGGGATGTCACGGGTCGCGA
This region of Halorubrum sp. BV1 genomic DNA includes:
- a CDS encoding zinc ribbon domain-containing protein, which translates into the protein MTELTKTLELKLVDPNAHKREKLRETRAAYQQALQEAFDANCTTLSEANDIVGDYQLSSYAKNALKRYVPQLTTTYGADELSDNHPVRFTNEGVKIDHKPENAIEWYVKIPHHEDYHLWVPAQPNPEQRDWLEAVIAGDAAVGEGRLLKREGTWYFHLIATRDIPLNSEAPPEERTPIGVDIGEASLVTVCHRDEHGSPTNPELWTDEGKTVRRLRKRYFTTMRRLQSRESERIADAFGDELWAQIDDILHTVTREVVEYAESMNRRLHGWGFAKLHAQITYKAVERGIPVGTVDPRNTSQECHACGERGTRPQQATFMCSNDACWIEEYQADINAALNIADRYLSGESRSREHENDDDSAEDGASLTGPQDSQADAETQQATLGTYAS